The Lewinellaceae bacterium genome has a segment encoding these proteins:
- the gldF gene encoding gliding motility-associated ABC transporter permease subunit GldF yields the protein MLSIFKKEINAFFSSLVGYIVIGVFLVILGLVMFVFPDTSLLNYNYATLDQLFSIAPQIFMFLIPAVTMRSFSEEQQTGTIELLVTRPLKDLEIVMGKFLASLVLILFALIPTLLYYYTVYQLGSPKGNLDSGAIMGSYIGLLFLAMAFIAIGIFASSLSKNQIIAFILSTFLCFFFYSGFNYISNLPVFVGKLDDVIQMIGIDYHYDSISRGILDSRDLIYFISLIVLFIFLTKISLERRKW from the coding sequence ATGTTAAGCATATTCAAAAAAGAGATCAACGCATTTTTTAGTTCCCTGGTCGGATATATTGTGATCGGAGTCTTTCTGGTCATTTTGGGGTTAGTGATGTTTGTTTTCCCCGATACCAGCTTGCTGAATTATAATTATGCAACACTTGATCAGCTGTTCAGCATTGCTCCGCAGATCTTCATGTTCCTCATTCCTGCGGTAACCATGCGCTCTTTTTCAGAAGAACAGCAAACAGGAACCATAGAATTGCTCGTCACCAGGCCACTAAAGGATCTCGAAATTGTTATGGGAAAATTCCTGGCAAGCCTCGTACTGATCTTATTTGCCTTAATTCCAACCTTGTTGTATTATTATACGGTTTACCAGTTGGGTTCACCTAAAGGAAACCTGGATAGCGGTGCAATTATGGGATCCTATATTGGATTGTTGTTCCTGGCCATGGCCTTTATTGCCATTGGAATTTTCGCCTCTTCATTGTCTAAAAACCAGATCATTGCTTTTATCCTGTCCACTTTCCTGTGTTTTTTCTTTTATTCCGGATTCAACTATATCAGCAATCTTCCCGTTTTTGTCGGCAAGCTCGATGATGTCATTCAAATGATTGGCATTGATTATCACTACGATTCCATTAGTCGTGGGATTTTAGATTCCAGGGATTTGATATACTTCATTTCCCTCATCGTTTTATTCATTTTTCTCACCAAAATTTCTCTCGAAAGAAGAAAGTGGTAA
- a CDS encoding long-chain fatty acid--CoA ligase, giving the protein MEPTRIFDFLEYQKLNYPSDKALGKKVDGQWKYYSTQDIIDQSMKMASGLLDLGVKPGDKIAISSYKNRPEWTIADIATQIVGAINVPLYPTISPGEFQYILNDAEVSYAFVGALDLYDKMHSAQANVPSLKKIFTFDRQEGRPYWEDMWSDGRMDEVEEIKNAIKPEDVATIIYTSGTTGNPKGVVLTHHSIVFVVIESCIILPKKSTGMQTLSFLPLCHIFERAVSFAYLYKGMNCHYTGTDNLGGETGDLRSVAPYFFTTVPRLLEKVYETIYNKGLSLKGISKFLFFWALRMTEDFEYDKTYSGWAAIKRKIADKLIFSKWREALGGNIQGIVTGAAPCPPNILKVFSAAGIPVREGYGLTETAPTISINYFEPGAAMVGTVGPVVNGVEVFIDDSDGNYREGEGEILAKGPNVMIGYYNKPEENKAVFKEINGEIWFCTGDVGKLVKNKSGREFLKITDRKKELLKTSGGKYVAPAPIEGRFRESFLVEQIMVVGNNMKFVSALIVPAVEALKSWCEEHEVEWTSLEEVIKHPKVIQRYQWICDKYNPEFNYIEQIKKFTLVPAQWEAVKTDGSESELTPTMKLKRRVILEKFAQEIEALYTE; this is encoded by the coding sequence ATGGAACCAACCCGCATTTTCGACTTTCTTGAGTATCAAAAACTAAACTATCCTTCCGATAAAGCACTCGGAAAAAAGGTAGATGGCCAATGGAAATATTACAGTACCCAGGACATCATTGACCAGTCCATGAAGATGGCTTCCGGGTTGTTGGATCTGGGGGTTAAACCCGGGGATAAAATAGCGATTTCCAGTTATAAAAATCGCCCGGAATGGACCATTGCTGATATAGCCACCCAAATTGTGGGAGCCATCAATGTGCCGCTTTATCCCACCATTAGTCCTGGTGAATTTCAATATATCCTGAATGACGCGGAAGTTTCTTATGCCTTCGTGGGTGCCCTGGATCTTTATGATAAAATGCACTCTGCCCAGGCCAATGTGCCTTCGCTAAAAAAAATATTCACTTTTGACCGCCAGGAGGGGCGTCCCTATTGGGAAGATATGTGGAGTGATGGACGGATGGATGAGGTGGAGGAAATAAAAAATGCCATAAAGCCTGAAGATGTAGCCACCATTATTTACACTTCCGGAACCACAGGAAACCCCAAGGGGGTGGTATTGACGCATCATTCCATTGTTTTTGTTGTCATTGAATCATGCATTATTTTGCCCAAAAAATCGACGGGCATGCAAACGTTAAGTTTCCTCCCGTTGTGCCATATTTTTGAAAGAGCCGTTTCTTTTGCCTATTTGTACAAGGGCATGAACTGTCATTACACGGGAACAGATAACCTTGGAGGGGAAACGGGCGACCTGCGCTCAGTGGCGCCGTATTTTTTTACCACTGTACCGCGTCTTTTGGAAAAAGTTTACGAAACCATTTACAATAAGGGGTTATCGCTTAAAGGCATAAGCAAATTCCTGTTTTTCTGGGCTTTAAGGATGACAGAAGATTTTGAATACGATAAAACCTACAGCGGCTGGGCCGCAATTAAACGCAAAATCGCAGACAAGCTTATCTTTAGTAAATGGCGAGAAGCCCTTGGTGGAAATATCCAGGGCATTGTAACGGGAGCAGCTCCCTGCCCGCCCAATATCCTGAAAGTATTCTCCGCCGCCGGAATCCCCGTAAGGGAAGGATATGGCTTAACAGAAACTGCACCGACCATCAGCATCAATTACTTCGAACCGGGGGCGGCAATGGTCGGAACGGTTGGCCCGGTCGTCAATGGAGTCGAGGTGTTCATTGATGATAGTGACGGCAATTATCGCGAAGGGGAAGGGGAGATTTTGGCGAAAGGGCCCAATGTCATGATTGGTTATTACAATAAACCGGAAGAAAACAAAGCGGTTTTCAAAGAAATCAACGGAGAAATCTGGTTTTGTACCGGGGATGTTGGCAAATTAGTCAAAAATAAAAGCGGCAGGGAATTCCTGAAAATAACCGACAGGAAAAAGGAATTGCTGAAAACTTCCGGAGGAAAATACGTTGCTCCAGCGCCTATTGAAGGGCGATTCCGGGAATCTTTCCTCGTTGAACAGATCATGGTGGTAGGAAACAACATGAAATTTGTTTCCGCCCTGATCGTGCCTGCTGTAGAGGCCTTAAAAAGCTGGTGTGAAGAACACGAGGTGGAATGGACCTCCCTGGAGGAAGTCATCAAACATCCCAAAGTCATACAACGTTACCAGTGGATTTGTGATAAATACAATCCCGAATTCAACTATATTGAGCAGATCAAAAAATTTACCCTGGTTCCCGCTCAGTGGGAGGCGGTAAAAACAGATGGATCCGAGTCTGAATTGACTCCAACCATGAAGTTGAAAAGGAGAGTTATTTTAGAAAAATTTGCCCAGGAAATAGAGGCATTATATACAGAATAA
- a CDS encoding GxxExxY protein, whose product MKITKKYLDDLTFKIIGAAIEVHKNLGPGLLEQAYERCLKFELERLGLNFKSQQYVPLFYKGINLDTGIRYDLLVEDSIIVELKAVSSVVPIFDAQLLTQMKLMEKPKGILINFNCTNIYYEGQKTMVNDIFERLPET is encoded by the coding sequence ATGAAAATCACAAAAAAGTATTTGGATGATCTGACATTCAAAATTATCGGTGCAGCCATTGAAGTTCATAAAAACCTTGGCCCGGGATTGTTGGAGCAAGCTTATGAGCGGTGTTTGAAATTTGAATTGGAACGACTAGGGTTAAACTTTAAATCCCAGCAATATGTACCTTTGTTCTACAAAGGGATCAACCTGGATACAGGGATCAGATACGATCTGCTTGTTGAGGATTCAATAATTGTTGAATTGAAAGCTGTTTCCTCTGTGGTGCCGATTTTTGATGCCCAGTTGCTGACCCAAATGAAATTGATGGAAAAACCAAAAGGAATTTTGATCAATTTCAATTGTACCAACATTTACTACGAAGGTCAGAAAACGATGGTAAACGATATTTTTGAAAGATTGCCGGAAACCTAA
- a CDS encoding outer membrane beta-barrel protein, producing MKKKLFLAALFFSFVLNVSHGQKFGIAALAGINLCQINGDNQRGYKKIGMTAGLRSIINLEDRWQLHTEILFSQRGASPSDRRNISLNLNYVETPVYLSFLISDYESTGIFRVYAGASFGRLISYETTEIFNNPGSSMEGEILSLREISSYFNRNDFGIFAGVHLLPVNNKFGIDLRQTFSANLLFDKNEVDHFIKNDSMRSYFISLRFFYELNNIGDKKKKRRRR from the coding sequence ATGAAAAAAAAATTATTCCTTGCAGCCCTATTTTTCTCTTTCGTCCTAAATGTTTCCCATGGCCAAAAATTTGGCATCGCAGCACTGGCCGGAATAAACCTCTGTCAGATCAATGGCGATAACCAGCGGGGATACAAAAAAATTGGAATGACCGCTGGCCTGCGAAGCATCATCAACCTGGAAGACAGGTGGCAACTGCATACGGAGATCCTTTTCAGCCAGCGCGGAGCCTCCCCTTCTGACCGAAGGAACATCTCTCTTAACCTCAATTACGTAGAAACACCGGTTTACCTCTCTTTTCTCATTTCCGATTATGAATCCACCGGCATTTTCAGGGTTTATGCAGGGGCTTCCTTCGGGCGGCTCATTTCTTACGAAACGACGGAAATCTTCAACAATCCGGGATCTTCTATGGAAGGAGAAATTTTATCGCTCAGGGAAATTTCCTCTTATTTCAATCGGAATGATTTCGGTATTTTTGCAGGCGTGCATCTCCTGCCGGTCAATAATAAATTTGGAATTGATCTTCGCCAAACCTTTTCAGCCAACCTGCTTTTTGATAAAAATGAAGTGGACCATTTCATAAAAAATGATTCTATGCGATCCTATTTTATCAGTCTGCGCTTCTTTTACGAACTCAATAACATAGGCGATAAGAAAAAAAAGAGGCGGAGAAGATAG
- the tpx gene encoding thiol peroxidase — MEKNSVKVTWKGGPVTLLGNEIKVGQKAPDFTALGATLNKVKLSDYAGKVVVISVFPSLDTGLCAIQNRTFNQLAAKLGEDIVILGISKDLPFAQSRFCAAEGIDKVLILSDYRDLGFAANYGFFMDELGLLARGIVVVDKGGVVRHVEYVPEGTTEPNYNAALEVAKSLV, encoded by the coding sequence ATGGAAAAAAACAGCGTAAAGGTTACCTGGAAAGGTGGACCGGTAACCTTGTTAGGAAACGAAATTAAAGTAGGTCAGAAAGCGCCGGATTTTACAGCCTTAGGAGCTACTTTGAATAAGGTTAAATTGTCTGATTACGCAGGTAAAGTGGTGGTCATTTCGGTATTCCCTTCATTGGATACCGGACTTTGTGCCATTCAAAACCGAACTTTCAACCAGCTGGCTGCCAAATTGGGCGAAGACATTGTTATTTTAGGAATCTCCAAAGATTTACCTTTTGCGCAAAGTAGATTTTGTGCAGCGGAAGGTATTGACAAAGTACTTATCCTATCTGACTATCGCGACCTGGGATTTGCGGCTAACTACGGATTTTTTATGGATGAATTGGGCTTGCTTGCCCGGGGGATTGTAGTAGTGGATAAAGGTGGTGTGGTGCGCCATGTGGAATATGTTCCGGAAGGCACTACCGAGCCGAACTACAATGCCGCGCTAGAGGTTGCCAAAAGCCTGGTTTAA
- a CDS encoding response regulator transcription factor, with amino-acid sequence MISVAIVDEQRDVREGLQNLLNSAEGFSCIATYSDGESALKNIRRVRPDVILMDIDLPIMSGVECIKSIKNHLPDIEIVILTHLTDDDHIFQALSAGASGYLSKSIFPSKLLSAITEVVNGGAPLNMDVARRVVMSFNKNKVEFSQISKRESEVLELLCEGHNYKNIARTLFISPNTVRFHLKNIYRKLHVNSRHEAVLKVTSGEGVRNF; translated from the coding sequence ATGATTTCTGTAGCGATCGTTGATGAACAACGTGACGTTAGAGAAGGGCTACAGAATCTGCTCAATTCGGCAGAGGGATTTTCCTGTATTGCTACTTATAGCGACGGAGAATCTGCCCTTAAAAATATACGTCGTGTTCGTCCTGATGTAATTTTAATGGATATAGATCTCCCTATAATGTCTGGCGTGGAGTGTATCAAATCAATCAAAAATCACTTGCCGGATATTGAGATCGTCATTCTTACCCATCTGACTGATGATGACCACATTTTTCAGGCGCTGAGTGCAGGGGCAAGTGGTTATCTTTCCAAGAGTATTTTTCCATCCAAATTGCTAAGTGCCATTACTGAAGTGGTCAATGGCGGGGCACCCCTGAATATGGATGTGGCCCGGCGTGTTGTGATGTCCTTTAACAAAAACAAGGTTGAATTTTCCCAGATATCCAAGCGTGAGTCGGAGGTATTGGAACTGTTGTGCGAGGGACACAATTATAAAAACATCGCAAGAACGCTATTCATTAGTCCCAATACGGTAAGATTTCATCTGAAAAACATTTACAGGAAACTGCATGTCAATAGCCGGCATGAAGCAGTATTAAAAGTAACCAGCGGGGAAGGGGTTCGGAATTTTTGA
- a CDS encoding aldehyde dehydrogenase encodes MPPMNLILEKQRDFFATGKTKDLSFRLTQLKNLKTAIESNETLISEALFADLKKSEAEGFITELGVFYKDLDISIKKLHKWVKPRRVGTPLFYAIGSSKIIPEPYGNCLIIGPWNYPFLLVMAPLVGALAAGNTAIIKPSELAPHVSAVLKKIVDETFEEHLVAVIEGAVKETTELLAQKFDYIFFTGSSKVGRIVYEAAAKNLTPVTLELGGKSPCIVDTALDIELTARRIVFGKFLNCGQTCIAPDYLLVQEGVKAELVVKLIEKIKQFYGPQVKESEDFGRIISSAHFDRLTSLLKEGNMLFGGDTDPVQKYISPTIIDGVTGDNQIMKEEIFGPILPIMTYSKVEEAIDFVNAGPKPLALYIFSKEKAKVNKVLGATSSGVVCVNDTVLQYGNHYLPFGGVGDSGFGTYHGRHSFEMFSHHKSVLHKSFFPDITIRYAPWKKNLSLFKKLFKYLG; translated from the coding sequence ATGCCTCCGATGAATTTAATTTTAGAGAAACAGCGCGATTTTTTTGCCACAGGCAAAACTAAAGACCTTTCATTCAGGCTTACCCAGCTTAAAAATTTAAAAACAGCTATAGAAAGCAATGAAACACTCATTTCTGAAGCTCTTTTTGCAGATCTAAAAAAGTCTGAAGCAGAAGGGTTTATTACAGAATTGGGGGTGTTTTACAAAGACCTGGACATTTCAATAAAAAAGCTGCACAAATGGGTAAAACCAAGGCGGGTAGGCACTCCTTTGTTTTATGCGATAGGAAGCAGTAAAATAATTCCTGAACCTTATGGCAATTGTTTGATCATCGGCCCTTGGAATTATCCCTTTTTGTTGGTTATGGCTCCTCTGGTGGGCGCGTTGGCTGCTGGAAATACGGCAATAATTAAACCTTCAGAACTTGCCCCTCATGTTTCGGCGGTGCTGAAAAAGATAGTGGATGAAACTTTTGAGGAACATCTTGTCGCCGTAATAGAAGGCGCTGTGAAAGAGACCACAGAGCTACTCGCCCAAAAATTTGATTATATTTTTTTTACGGGGAGTTCAAAAGTGGGGCGCATTGTGTACGAGGCTGCCGCTAAAAACTTAACGCCTGTTACCCTGGAGCTTGGAGGGAAAAGTCCCTGCATTGTCGATACAGCGCTGGATATTGAACTTACGGCACGGAGAATTGTATTCGGCAAATTTTTGAATTGTGGCCAGACGTGTATTGCACCGGATTATTTGTTGGTCCAGGAAGGCGTTAAAGCGGAGTTGGTTGTGAAATTAATTGAGAAGATAAAGCAGTTTTATGGACCCCAGGTGAAAGAAAGCGAAGATTTTGGACGCATCATCAGTTCTGCTCATTTTGATCGGTTGACCAGCTTGTTGAAAGAGGGTAATATGCTCTTTGGGGGGGACACGGATCCTGTGCAAAAATATATTTCTCCGACGATTATCGATGGAGTTACAGGCGACAACCAGATTATGAAAGAAGAAATTTTCGGCCCGATTTTACCGATCATGACCTATTCCAAAGTCGAGGAGGCCATTGATTTTGTGAATGCCGGCCCAAAACCTCTTGCACTTTATATTTTCTCAAAGGAGAAAGCTAAAGTCAATAAGGTATTGGGAGCAACTTCTTCAGGCGTGGTTTGTGTAAATGATACCGTTCTGCAGTACGGCAATCATTATCTTCCATTTGGCGGGGTAGGGGATAGTGGATTTGGAACTTACCATGGACGCCATAGTTTTGAAATGTTTTCTCACCATAAAAGTGTTCTACATAAATCTTTTTTTCCGGATATTACCATCCGGTATGCCCCCTGGAAAAAGAACCTGTCTTTATTTAAAAAGTTGTTTAAATATCTGGGGTAA
- the gldA gene encoding gliding motility-associated ABC transporter ATP-binding subunit GldA, with translation MSVSVKGLTKVYGDQKAIDNINFEAKKGEILGFLGPNGAGKTTTMKILTSFIPPTAGEASVCGFNVQEEEMEVRKRIGYLPEHNPLYKDMYVKEYLRFIGGLHKIKNMTSRVDEMIELTGLEREQKKLIGDLSKGYRQRVGLAQAMIHDPEVLILDEPTTGLDPNQLAEIRALIKKTGQDKTVIFSTHIMQEVQALCDRVLIINKGKLVANNTIDELQSRITGETIITVEFDQQTSEQKLKSIIGVKKVKADGKNRWKLSTDLDADHRTDVFHFAVKEKLTLLEMHKEDMSVEDIFRSLTK, from the coding sequence ATGTCAGTTTCTGTTAAAGGACTTACAAAAGTTTATGGCGATCAAAAAGCCATTGATAATATAAACTTTGAAGCTAAAAAAGGAGAAATTCTTGGCTTCCTGGGGCCTAATGGCGCGGGAAAAACCACGACCATGAAAATTCTAACCAGCTTTATCCCCCCAACGGCAGGAGAGGCCTCTGTTTGTGGATTCAATGTGCAGGAGGAAGAAATGGAAGTCAGGAAACGCATCGGGTACCTGCCAGAGCATAATCCTTTGTACAAAGACATGTATGTAAAAGAATACCTCAGGTTTATCGGCGGGTTACATAAAATAAAAAATATGACATCTCGTGTCGATGAAATGATTGAGCTGACGGGATTGGAACGGGAACAGAAAAAACTTATCGGCGATTTGTCAAAGGGTTACCGCCAGCGGGTCGGCTTGGCACAGGCCATGATCCACGATCCCGAAGTACTTATTCTGGACGAGCCTACTACCGGTCTTGACCCCAACCAGTTGGCTGAAATTCGGGCTCTGATCAAAAAAACAGGACAGGACAAAACGGTTATTTTTTCGACACACATCATGCAGGAGGTGCAGGCTCTTTGTGATCGGGTGCTTATCATTAATAAAGGAAAACTCGTCGCAAATAACACCATTGATGAGCTGCAAAGCCGGATCACAGGTGAAACCATCATCACAGTAGAATTTGACCAACAAACCTCCGAGCAAAAACTTAAGTCAATTATAGGAGTAAAAAAAGTAAAAGCCGACGGCAAAAACCGCTGGAAACTTTCGACAGATCTCGATGCAGATCACCGAACTGATGTTTTCCATTTTGCTGTCAAGGAAAAGTTGACCTTACTCGAAATGCATAAAGAAGATATGAGTGTAGAAGATATTTTCCGTTCCCTAACAAAATAA